Part of the Mycolicibacterium mengxianglii genome is shown below.
GTGACGACAAACAGCTGCGAGTCGTGCGTGCGCTGACCACCCGTCACGTCGGCAAGCACCGGATGTGAAACCCCGGATCATGCTGGCACTGCGCGCATTACACTTCCGGGCAGCATCAGATCCGATCCGGCACTACGCTGAGTCATCGTGCGGCTACTGCTCGTCAACCCCAACACCACCGCGTCCATGACGTCGGCCATCGCGGCCAGTGCGGCATCGGTGGCCCGCCCGGCCACCGTCGTCGAGGCGCTGAACCCGCCCTTCGGGCCTGCCAGCATCGAGAATGACGAAGACGAACGACGCAGCGTTCCAGGGCTTTTGACGCAGATCGAAGCCGCGGCCGACCGGCCAGCGGACAGCAGGCCGGATGCCTATGTGATCGCCTGCTTCGGCGACCCCGGGCTCGAGGAAGCGCGCCGCATGGTGAGCCAACCCGTGCTCGGTATCGCCCAGGCGGCGATGCACGCTGCGTCCCTGGCTGCAGGCACTTTCTCGGTGGTCACCTCGATGTCGGCGACGGTGCCCCGGGCGTGGGAACTGGCCAAGACCTACACCCCGGCCGCCTGCCTGGGGGTGTACGCCTGTGACATCCCGGTGCTGCGGATCGACTCCGACCCCACCACCATCGAACCGATCGCCCAGTTGTGCGCGCAGGCACTGGCGGCCGACGGCAGCCGGTCCATCGTGCTGGGGTGCGCGGCGATGGCGCGCTTCGCCGAACCCCTGCGCGCCCGGCTCGGGGTGCCGGTGATCGACGGCGTGGTTGCCGCCACGTTGTTGGCAGAAGCCCTGGCCCCGCTGGCGGGCTGACGGTCGCCTCAGCCGGCGACGAACTCGGCGGCCCGGTGGGCCAGCATGACGATGGTGGCGTTCGGACCCCGGCTGGGCACCGCGGGCAGCACCGAACCGTCGATGACCCACAACCCGTCAACACCGCGCACCCGGCACTGCGGGTCCGTCACCGCGCGCACGTCGTCGTCGGTGCCCATCGGCGCCGTCGCGCACAGATGCTGCGACGTAGCCCAGGCGGACGCACCGACCTCGGTTGCGGCGCTGGTCAATTCGCGCGCGAACTCGCTACCGCGGCGCAGCGCCTCGACGTCTGCGGCAACGCTGTCATACCGGTGTTGGATCCGCGGCGGCACCGCAGGGTCGGCGCTCACCAGCGATACCCGTCCCCGCGACCGGGGCCGCATCAGCGCCACCCCCAGGTGCGGCCAGTCCGGGCGACCGCCGCCGTCTTCACCGATCATCGCGATGAAACCCCCGGTGTAGGGCCGGATTTCGATCTCGTTGTGGATGTTGAGCACCACCTCGAGTACCGCGCGACTCGGTTCCACGGTCCAGTTGGTGGGCAGCACCCACTCCGGGTGATCGGCGCAGTGGCTCCCGACCGGGGCCGGGACCGTCACCGGCACGCCGGCCTCGCGGAGCTGCGCCTCCTCCCCGATTCCGGAGAGCATCAGCAGGTGGGCCGATCCTATTGCCCCGCAGCACAATACAATCCGATCGGCGGTCAGGGTGGTCGGCCCATCGGGACCGATGACCGCGACTCCGGTGGCCCGGCCCGCGTCGATCCTGATCCCGACCGCCCGGGTGGAGGTGCGCACGGTGACGTTGGGCCGCCGTGCCGCCAGTTCCAGGAACGCCGCCCCCGGCCCGGTGCGGATCCCGTCGACGATGTTCAGCGGTACCGCGCCCACACCGGCAACGGAGGTGGACAACGCCTCGGCAGCATTCAGGTCGGGCAGCCAGTCGAGCCCGGCCCGCTGTGCGGCCTCGGCGAACGCGGCGGTACTACCGGTCAACTCGCGTACCCGTCGTACCGGGATGGGGCCGTGGTCGCCGTGGTCGGGACCGTCGCCGAAGTCCAGGTCGGTCTCGATGGCACGGAAGTGCGCCAGCACGTCGTCCCACGACCAGCCCGGCAGTCCCCAGCCGGCGATGTCGGCCGGGGTGGCCCGGCAGAAATACCCGCCGTTGACGGCCCCGGAGCCACCGACGGTGGCCCCCCGCACGACCTGCGCCACCCGTTGGGGGTTGTCGGTCAGTTCCGTCTGGTAGCGCGCCACCAGGGGGCTCGCGGCGCCGATCGGCAGTTGCAGACCGTTGCGGGTCAGTGCGGCGACCCCGGATTGCTGCGGGCCCGGGCCGGATTCCAGCACCGTGACCGTCCGGGCGCTGTCAGCGGAAAGTCGTTCCGCCAGTACAGATCCGGCACTGCCCGCGCCGACGATCAGCACGTCGCTATGAGTCGACAACAGCGTCTGTGGCCCGTCAGACCCGGAACTGCGGTTTGAGTGGACCGAGGTTGCGCTCACGGACCACCCCGGTCCACAGACCGGCGCCATAAGCCAGGTCGTCGAGTCGTTTGAGCAGCAGGTAGGCGATCAGGCCCAGAGGTTTGGCGTCGGCCTCGGCGTGGCGGCGGCGGCTCAGCCAGTCGACCACGCCATCGGCGATCGCAGCGATCACCACGATCCGACGGCACCGCTGCGAACACGTCGCCGCCAGCAGTGCCACCGGCCAGTAGTGCCGACAGATCGCCGAGGTCATCTGCAGAGCCGCGCCGCCCAGTCCCCGGCCCGTCACGAACGCCACGTCGAGGGCTTGGGTTTCGGGGGCGTGCATGGCGGTGGCCACCCGGCGCCCGGCAACCCCGACCGCCACCAGTGACGCCAGATAGCCCAGCCGTGTGCCCAGGGCCAGCAGCAGCCACACCACCATGGTGGGTGTCGAGATCACCATGGGGGCGGTCTTGTCCGGATGCCTGGCCGACAGCGGCGCTGCCGACGTGCCGTAGAAAGCCCTGCGCGCCAGCCAATCCAGCATCTTGGTGCGGTGCTCGTGGGCGACCAGTGCGACGGGCTCGTAACGCAACCGGGCGCCGGCCTCGACCAGCCGCCAGCACAGGTCGACGTCCTCGCCTGAGCGCATGCTCTCGTCGAAGCCGCCGACGTCGGCCATGGCCCGGCGTCGGCAGATGATGGCGGCGCTGGGCACGTAGGACACCGTGCTGTACGGCAGCACCGGCGCTTCCCGGTGGCCCAGGTCCAGCGACGATCGGACGGCTTCGTAGCGGCCCACCATGTTGTCGGTGAGCGACATCCCGACGATGCGGGGTGCCACCAGCGCCACCGCCGGATCGCAGAAGTGGCCCAGCAGCGCCTCCAGCCAGCCGCGCCGCGGCACCACATCGGAGTCCAGGAACGCCACGAAGTCGGTGGTGCTGGCCGCCAGACCGGTGTTGCGAGCTGCGGCCGGGCCTCGGCTGACCGGATGGCGCAGCACCTCGACGTCGCAGTGGGCGCCGTCGAAGTCGCTGGTCAGCACTGGGCGGGCGGACCCGTCGTCGACCACCAGCACTCGCAGGCCGCGCATCGAGGAGACCAGCCTCTTGACACCGAAGCTGTTGTCCCGCACCGGGATGACCACAGTCACATCGCGATGCGAGGGGCCGCCGGCGGGCCGGGGGTGGGCCACCGTGGCGTCGAGCAGCGTGCGCGCCAGCTGGGCGCTGGTGGCGTCGTGCACCTCGAGTCGGCCGCCGTCGAGCATGACCTGGGCGGCGGGCGCCAGCCGCAGCAGCCGGGTGGGCGAACCGCCCAGCAAAGCCGAACCGGAGCCGAGGATCTTGACCCGTCGGTCCACCTGCACGGCGAACCCGTCGGGCAATCGTGTCTGGGGGTGGTGTCGAGCTCGTTGGTCATGACAGCATTCCGTCGGCACGGGGTGTCCACCGCAGCACCCGGTCGGCGCAGCCGTGCGCCATCTCCTCGAACAGCCGTTCACCCGCAACCGCAGTCGCGGTGGTCGGATCCCCCAAGACTCCCACCTCACTCACTGCGGCCACTCCCCCGCTCCGCATCCTGGGCATCAGCTCCGCCAGTGGCGCGCTGTTTCCCGGACGGCACTGTTCGATCATGACGTCAGAAGGCGAAAGATGCAGCATCACCGACGTTTCGGTGTGCCCGGCATGTGCGTCCCCACCGGCGACGAGGCACGAACACCAGGCCGCGTCGCGTCCCTCGTGGCGAAGTAACCGCGTTGCCGAGCGCAGTGCCTCGACATTGCCGCCATGACCGTTGACGAACACTATCCGCTGCGCCCAGCGGCACGCCGACCTGCCGAACTCCACCAGCAGCCGCTCCAAGGCCTCGGTCCCCAGGGAAATGGTGCCGGGGAACGACTCATGCTCGCCGCTGGCGCCGTAAGGGATGGCCGGGGCCAGTCGATAGCACCCGGCTGCGTTAACCCGGTCGAGCACCGACCGGGCCACCGCGGTGGCGATCCGGGTATCGGTGTCCAACGGCAGGTGCGGCCCGTGTTGCTCGGTGGAACCCACCGGAACGAGCACCACCGGGTGAGTACCGCGCAGCTGAAATGAAGTGCTGTTCCCGAGATCGGAGTTTCTGAGCTCGATGGGGGCAGGCACTTGCCGATGGTAGGCCGAATTCACCTGGAGCGCCCCAATTGTTGGCCCAGCAGAATCAATTCTTTGACCGTCGCACCGACTCCGGGAACCACTGGTTCACCTCCGCCACGCCAGCCCCGTCCGTACCAGCACCCCTTCCGTGAAGAACAGAAACTCAAGCGCCGAGGGTGCGGGTGAACCCATCGGGGATCAGGATGTCGTCGGGGGTGAGGTCGTGGATGGACGAATGGCCCATGCCCATCAGGGCGGAATCGATACCGCCACGCAGGATGTCCAGCACGTTCTCCACACCGGCCTGGCCATTGGCGGCCAGGCCCCACAGGTAGGCCCGGCCGATCATCACCGCGCGGGCGCCGAGCGCAACCGCCTTGACGACATCGCTACCGCGGCGGATGCCGCCGTCGAGCAACACCTCCACCTGGTCACCGACGGCGGCCGCCACTGCAGGCAGGCACCGGATCGAGGCCGGCGTGCCGTCGAGGTTGTTGCCTCCGTGGTTGGACACCGAGATCGCTGAAACACCGGCATCCACCGCGCGTTTGGCATCGTCGACCCGCACGATGCCCTTGAGCATGAACGGCCCGCCCCACTGCTCGCGCAGCCAGGCGATGTCCTCCCAGGTGGGGGGCGGGGTGCCCATCCACTCGCCGTAGGCGTGGAAGAACGGCGGGCCGGGCTCGCCGCGGCGCCCCTGGTTGGGCACCCGCAGGTTCGGCGGGCTCATGGTCTTGCCGAAGCTCCACAGCCACCGCGGCTTGGTGATCACCTCGGGAGCCATCTTGACCATGGTCTTGAGATCCATCTGCTCCGGGATCTTCGGGCTGCCCCAATCCCGGCCGTGGGAGAAGCTCCAGTCGGTGGTGGCGATCAGACCCACTGCACCGGCTTCCTTGGCGCGCAGCGCCCGCTCCAGGATCGCCTCGCGGCCGCCCAGCCAGTAGATCTGGAAGAAGATCTTGCCGTTGACGGCGACGACCTCTTCGACAGGCTTGCTGGCAAACGACGACAGGCCCATCGCGGTGCCGCGGGCGGCGGCTGCGCGCGCGACGGCCACCTCACCGTCGGGGTCCACCGCCTGCACACCTGTCGGCGAGATGATGACGGGCATCGAGATGTCTTGTCCCATGACCGTTGTCGACAGGTCACGCTTCTCGGCGGCGCCGACGACGTGCGGGGCGAAGCCGAGTTCGGCGAAGGACTCCACATTGTCAGAGACCGTCACCCCCTTCTCGCTGGCCGAGATCAGCGAGGAGTAGACCGACTTGGGCAGCCGTTTCTTCGCCCGCTGCTGGGCGATGGCGACCGTTTCGAACCAGGTGTCACGAGCCATTTCTTACACAGGACTTTCGTTGCAGAATTTCTTGGGCGGGGCGCTCAGGGTCAGCATGACCGGGGTGTTCTTGCGTTTACCGGTACGCGAGTGGTCGACGCTGGACTTGGGCTTGTCGCGTTCGAGAGCCAACGCGGGTTCGCCGTAACCCTGGACGCATTCGGGGTCCGGGCCGTCGAGCGGCAGCCCGGTGAAGAATTTGGCGGCCATGCAGCCGCCGCGGCAGGCGTCGTAGTGTCCGCAGCTACCGCAGGCACCGGCCGACTGCGGTTCCCGCAGCTCACGGAACAGCGGGGCGTTCTGCCAAACTTGCTGGAATCCGCCGTCGGACAACAGGTTTCCGGCCAGGAACTTGTCGTGGATGGCGAACGGGCAGGCGTACACGTCACCCACCGGGTCGATCAGGCACACCACCCGACCGGCCCCGCACAGATTCAAACCGGCCAGCGCGCCGGGCTCGCCCAACCCGGACAGGTGGAAGAACGAGTCACCGGTGAGCACCTTCTCACCGTGGGCGACCAACCAGTCGTAGAGCTGCACCTGCTGGACCGGGGTCGGATGCAATTCATCCCAGACGTCGGCTCCACGACCGGAGGGGCGCAGCCGGGTGATCCGCAGCGTGGCGCCGTACTGGTCGGCCAGAGCCTTGAAGTCGTCGAGTTGGTCGACATTGTGGCGGGTCACCACCACGGAGATTTTCGCGTCCTGGAACCCTGCGTCCTTGAGGTTCTCCAAGGCACGCACGGCCATCGCGAACGAGCCCGGGCCGCGCACCGCGTCGTTGATCTCGGCGGTCGCGCCGTCGAGCGAGATCTGTACGTCGACGTAATCGCTGGCGGCGAGCTTGGCGGCGACCTGCGGGGTGATCCGGACCCCGTTGGTGGAGAACTTCACCCCGACGTGGTGCTCGGTGGCGTAGTCGACGAGCTCCCAGAAGTCCGGGCGCACAGTCGGTTCCCCACCACCGATGTTGACGTAGAACACCTGCATGCGTTCCAGCTCGTCGATGATGTCCTTGCACTGAGCCGTGGACAGCTCACGCGGGTCACGCTTGCCCGAGGACGACAGGCAGTGCACACACGCGAGGTTGCAGGCGTAGGTCAGCTCCCAGGTCAGGCAGATCGGCGCGTCGAGGCCGCGCTCGAACTGATCGACGAGCCGGGGTACCGGGGCCACGGTGGTCATGGGATCTCCTTCGGGACGAGCATCTTCGAGGCCGCCAGGGTGGCCAGCGCACGCAGGTAGGGCTCCTGCGCGTCGTCATCGATATCGGCTGCACGGCACGCCGATCGGACGTCGGGATGGTCACCGAGCGTCTCGACCAGGGCCAGGATGGTGCGGTTCTTCAGGAAAGACAGTTTGCGGGTA
Proteins encoded:
- the mftB gene encoding mycofactocin biosynthesis chaperone MftB (MftB, a small protein, is a peptide chaperone that assists the radical SAM enzyme MftC in performing two modifications to the C-terminal Val-Tyr dipeptide of the mycofactocin precursor peptide, MftA. MftB's role is analogous to the role of PqqD in the biosynthesis of PQQ, a cofactor that derives entirely from a Tyr and a Glu in the precursor PqqA.) gives rise to the protein MRGLLIVGGAPAAVSFDPDQGWQLHPQVAVRPEPFGALLYHFGTRKLSFLKNRTILALVETLGDHPDVRSACRAADIDDDAQEPYLRALATLAASKMLVPKEIP
- the mftD gene encoding pre-mycofactocin synthase MftD (MftD, an enzyme found in the mycofactocin biosynthesis locus, performs an oxidative deamination of 3-amino-5-[(p-hydroxyphenyl)methyl]-4,4-dimethyl-2-pyrrolidinone (AHDP). The resulting compound, now called pre-mycofactocin (PMFT), is a biologically active redox cofactor that can oxidize the non-exchangeable NADH of TIGR03971 family SDR-type oxidoreductases.), which codes for MARDTWFETVAIAQQRAKKRLPKSVYSSLISASEKGVTVSDNVESFAELGFAPHVVGAAEKRDLSTTVMGQDISMPVIISPTGVQAVDPDGEVAVARAAAARGTAMGLSSFASKPVEEVVAVNGKIFFQIYWLGGREAILERALRAKEAGAVGLIATTDWSFSHGRDWGSPKIPEQMDLKTMVKMAPEVITKPRWLWSFGKTMSPPNLRVPNQGRRGEPGPPFFHAYGEWMGTPPPTWEDIAWLREQWGGPFMLKGIVRVDDAKRAVDAGVSAISVSNHGGNNLDGTPASIRCLPAVAAAVGDQVEVLLDGGIRRGSDVVKAVALGARAVMIGRAYLWGLAANGQAGVENVLDILRGGIDSALMGMGHSSIHDLTPDDILIPDGFTRTLGA
- the mftG gene encoding mycofactocin dehydrogenase MftG, coding for MLSTHSDVLIVGAGSAGSVLAERLSADSARTVTVLESGPGPQQSGVAALTRNGLQLPIGAASPLVARYQTELTDNPQRVAQVVRGATVGGSGAVNGGYFCRATPADIAGWGLPGWSWDDVLAHFRAIETDLDFGDGPDHGDHGPIPVRRVRELTGSTAAFAEAAQRAGLDWLPDLNAAEALSTSVAGVGAVPLNIVDGIRTGPGAAFLELAARRPNVTVRTSTRAVGIRIDAGRATGVAVIGPDGPTTLTADRIVLCCGAIGSAHLLMLSGIGEEAQLREAGVPVTVPAPVGSHCADHPEWVLPTNWTVEPSRAVLEVVLNIHNEIEIRPYTGGFIAMIGEDGGGRPDWPHLGVALMRPRSRGRVSLVSADPAVPPRIQHRYDSVAADVEALRRGSEFARELTSAATEVGASAWATSQHLCATAPMGTDDDVRAVTDPQCRVRGVDGLWVIDGSVLPAVPSRGPNATIVMLAHRAAEFVAG
- a CDS encoding aspartate/glutamate racemase family protein, with product MRLLLVNPNTTASMTSAIAASAASVARPATVVEALNPPFGPASIENDEDERRSVPGLLTQIEAAADRPADSRPDAYVIACFGDPGLEEARRMVSQPVLGIAQAAMHAASLAAGTFSVVTSMSATVPRAWELAKTYTPAACLGVYACDIPVLRIDSDPTTIEPIAQLCAQALAADGSRSIVLGCAAMARFAEPLRARLGVPVIDGVVAATLLAEALAPLAG
- the mftE gene encoding mycofactocin biosynthesis peptidyl-dipeptidase MftE; this encodes MNSAYHRQVPAPIELRNSDLGNSTSFQLRGTHPVVLVPVGSTEQHGPHLPLDTDTRIATAVARSVLDRVNAAGCYRLAPAIPYGASGEHESFPGTISLGTEALERLLVEFGRSACRWAQRIVFVNGHGGNVEALRSATRLLRHEGRDAAWCSCLVAGGDAHAGHTETSVMLHLSPSDVMIEQCRPGNSAPLAELMPRMRSGGVAAVSEVGVLGDPTTATAVAGERLFEEMAHGCADRVLRWTPRADGMLS
- the mftC gene encoding mycofactocin radical SAM maturase (MftC is a radical SAM/SPASM enzyme that catalyzes the first two steps in biosynthesis of the electron carrier mycofactocin from the terminal Val-Tyr dipeptide of the precursor peptide MftA.) is translated as MTTVAPVPRLVDQFERGLDAPICLTWELTYACNLACVHCLSSSGKRDPRELSTAQCKDIIDELERMQVFYVNIGGGEPTVRPDFWELVDYATEHHVGVKFSTNGVRITPQVAAKLAASDYVDVQISLDGATAEINDAVRGPGSFAMAVRALENLKDAGFQDAKISVVVTRHNVDQLDDFKALADQYGATLRITRLRPSGRGADVWDELHPTPVQQVQLYDWLVAHGEKVLTGDSFFHLSGLGEPGALAGLNLCGAGRVVCLIDPVGDVYACPFAIHDKFLAGNLLSDGGFQQVWQNAPLFRELREPQSAGACGSCGHYDACRGGCMAAKFFTGLPLDGPDPECVQGYGEPALALERDKPKSSVDHSRTGKRKNTPVMLTLSAPPKKFCNESPV
- the mftF gene encoding mycofactocin biosynthesis glycosyltransferase MftF (Members of this protein family, MftF, are glycosyltransferases, members of PF00535 (glycosyl transferase family 2). The encoding gene is found as part of the mycofactocin cassette, in Mycobacterium tuberculosis, many other Actinobacteria, and occasional members of other lineages. Mycofactocin itself, a putative redox carrier, is a heavily modified derivative of the C-terminal Val-Tyr dipeptide of the mycofactocin precursor MftA (TIGR03969).), whose amino-acid sequence is MPTECCHDQRARHHPQTRLPDGFAVQVDRRVKILGSGSALLGGSPTRLLRLAPAAQVMLDGGRLEVHDATSAQLARTLLDATVAHPRPAGGPSHRDVTVVIPVRDNSFGVKRLVSSMRGLRVLVVDDGSARPVLTSDFDGAHCDVEVLRHPVSRGPAAARNTGLAASTTDFVAFLDSDVVPRRGWLEALLGHFCDPAVALVAPRIVGMSLTDNMVGRYEAVRSSLDLGHREAPVLPYSTVSYVPSAAIICRRRAMADVGGFDESMRSGEDVDLCWRLVEAGARLRYEPVALVAHEHRTKMLDWLARRAFYGTSAAPLSARHPDKTAPMVISTPTMVVWLLLALGTRLGYLASLVAVGVAGRRVATAMHAPETQALDVAFVTGRGLGGAALQMTSAICRHYWPVALLAATCSQRCRRIVVIAAIADGVVDWLSRRRHAEADAKPLGLIAYLLLKRLDDLAYGAGLWTGVVRERNLGPLKPQFRV